Genomic window (Syngnathus scovelli strain Florida chromosome 14, RoL_Ssco_1.2, whole genome shotgun sequence):
GATGTGCGTTCTACCTGAACATTCCGGTTTAGGCTGATGGCTGGGTAGAAGGCGCCTTCCAAGCCCTCGAAGGCCACGGGCCCCTGCTGCTCGTCATTAATGAGGAATATGAGGATCCTGCGCGTGAAGTCCAGCAGCACGCCGATGGTGGACCCTTTGCTGATGCCGCCGTCCGTCCTGTGGCCCACCACAATAAATGCTGCATTTATATCCACATTTCACTCAGGGTGTGCATATTTATGCTACCACATTATTCCTGTTATTTATTTCTAAAAATCAGATCAACTTTCAGATGAACAATGTTAATTACCTGTTGGTGTGCGAGTTGTTGTGCATGAACCAGGAGCGGTTGTTGTCCACATACATAGCCCAGGCCTTGTCGTCTTTGCCCAGCATGACGTCTTTCAGGACGTCGGCGCGCGCCACCCCAAAAGCGGGATCGGGATGGTTGTCGTAGCGGTCCAGCGTCATCTCCCAGTAATGGATACCGCGCGAGAAGGCGGCGCCGCCCAAAGCCACGCGATCGTCGTAGCTGTTGCACGAAACCGTCAGGTTGTCGTTGGACAAAATGATATCCGGGTGCGCCGACGCCGTGTCGAAGGTGAACCAGGCCACTGCGCCAAACCACATACGGCGAGTTAGACGCAAAGAAGGTGTGCAGTCATGAAAGTTAGCAACGAGAGTTAGCATGGAAGCGCGAGAGCTAGCTTACCTGACTGCATATCACCCGGAGCAAGTCCAGCTAATCGCAAAACAAGTGGGAAAGGAAGCAGCAATCAAAAGAAAGCATGAACATGAGtcatggttttctttttttttcttaagcccaaaaAAAGCAAGCTCTTAAAGCCAACGCACTACTTATAATATTGCAATTCaaaagtttgcgtaccgtgtgaCGTGTGCATGATGAGCGTCTTGCTATATTGTCCGACCCCGCTGGCGTTGAAAGCTTTCACCCTGGATTTGTACGTGCTATTGTAGTGCAGGCCGTCCACCGTGCAGATGGTCTCCGTCCCCACGTATACTTCCTGTggggagcacacacacacaccgcagggcttttttggcgacaggtcggAAAGGAGGTGCGTAGGCAGGTCAGCCTACGCCGGGGGATTAATATAGCCGGGCGGCGGTGAGTCAGTGTGTGGCACGGAAAATGGAGCGGAAGATGAGTGTGACGTTGTAAAATGATTGTTCGCTAACATACAGAAAAAAGATAATTGGCCTAGCAGGAAGAAAATTTCCATATGATTGCGATTCATTAAAAACagcttatatttattatatttaaaaaaataaaaaatacccgaatggaaaaaaatatatatgaacaCAATGGATAGGTGCTGcttttttggttagcaacagagttGTCTGCTTTCGTCAGCCAACGTACCCTGAAGTGACCGCCGTCACCGTCATCAAGCTCCAGGATGTATCCGTCCACGGCGACGGTGGAGAGCGGCGGTTGTTTCCATGACAACGTGGCGCTGTTGTTCTCCGTGCAGCATTCTTCCAACTGGAGCATTGGAGCCGACGGCACTGGGGAGGACCAGGTGAAAAAAATAGTTGACAAAAACATATATTGATTACAGTCGTAATTGCTACCGGTGGGAGATAAGGAAAAAAATACTGACGGAAAATAAGGTATCAAGAGGAGTGAACGCCGTACCTTTCATCTGCACAAAGTCCAGCTGGTGGATGGTCTGCAGCAGCGGCGCGCTGTCAAGAGTCAGGTCGAAGTCGCTGGTCATTCTGGGGGTCAGCGTCCCTTTGCCCCACTGGCTCTCCGTCATCAGGACTCTCCGGATCAACGCGTCCGAGATCTAGCAAAGAAAAGGACTCGGTCAGCGGACTCGGTGGGTGACCAGAAAGATAAACCCAGGTTTACCTGGAGGAAGCCACTGGGGTCGTTTTCCTTGATGACCTCCAGGCAGTACTCCATCAGGCCGGTCGTCTGTCGCAGCTTCACCGTGCAGTGCGAGATCTGGTCACGCACTACCTGGAAACGGAAAATAAGAAGCCACAAAGAAATATAAGTACTGGCGGAAAAAGTAAAACgattatcttcatttctcatgaAACAGGAAACACTATTCTGTAGGAGGCTTTTAAGGCATTAAAAGTTAGGGTGGAGACCGGAACGAATTAATataatttccattcatttcaatggaggAAGGTGATTTGAGATACAAATGCTTGTCGTCACGGAACGAATCGGTCCACGTAGCTTCTCGGCACTGCTGTCTATATGACGAACGATGACTGGCCCTGTCCTCGACGGAGAACATGCGACATTTTCACAGGATGTGTGAATTAGCGACATCGTTAGCTTATTCGCACGTCTTTCCAGTCCATCCATCACTTGCGCTGTCCAAAGCGTCTCCTTATTGAAGAGACTCAAGTAAAACACACACGCTCCGAGCGGAGATGGACCAGGGGGTTGCTAGGAAACAGTAACCTGGTCGCCGCTACGAGGAGGGAAAATCCTGCGGAGGAAAAATGGAGGACGACAACCAGTGTGGTGCGACATATAACGTTTGACATTCCTTCGGTCACGCATTGTCcatcacttgttgctaggcagactaAAGAAAAAGAAGGGcatacattgatttttttttttttgcggccaAACAGAGGGACGATTGAATCACCGTGACAACCGCAGAGGACGACACGCCAGTGCGGTAAAAATCGTTTTTCCTCTGGCTGACTGATAACATCGAATAACACGCTCAATTATTTAGTTTGTCGCTTTATGAGGAAACGATCCCATTTTCGGGATGTCCTTAATTCTTCGGGAGTCTCAGAGGACACAAAGCAGTCGGTTCATTTCAGGTCACGCTTGTAAAGATTCACTTTTGAAAGGAAGCCtcttttgacacacacacagacacacacttgtGTATCTAAGTTTGTGGGATTCGAACAGGCTTTTGTGTACTGTTGATTTTGTCGCGCTGGCTCCTAACACCTCCACGTGCCAAGCATTGATTCTCGCCAGCGTCCAAGCGTGAAATTGGAAACACTAACTCACGCCTCTCTTCGCGCCTCATTCCAAACACTTCTACCAGCGACGCAAAGACAAAATCGTTGTAAAATGATCGTGATAAAATACTCAAATTTAAAATATTCatatattaaaaaatgaaaaataagatTGATAACACAAACATCAACGTGAAGTTGGCTATTTTGGTTCGAACagaaatttgaaaatgttttttgcgCTTTACCTTGAGCTTGTGTTCGTGTTCCTTGTTGACGCAAGCTAGCAGTTGCGCCTTGCGGCGGTTCAGCGCGTCGATGAGGGCGTCGCACTGCGCTACCAGACACGCCTCGAATTCCACGCTGTTCTCCTGCGGGAGCAAGTTCGTAAGTGGCATGAAGAGAGCCAACTCTCGTTTACGTGTAATTCCACTGTCGACCAATAGATGGCAGCacactggtttattttttgaatttgaaagaagaagaatgaatgctatttaagcaaaacGCAGTTGACAATTACACTGGTCAACAGATTTTGAAAACAGGAAGTTCTGGGAACTTCTGAACTGCAACAATTGCTCAGTACAACCTTTTTGCCAAGTGAGAGCTTTATCCGTTAGATAAAAGTGGAGCGGGATTATCAATGTGACACGATGATAATACCGCCGTTAATCCCGTTCGTCCGTCACAGAGCGCTTGTTGTACCTGGATGTGCTGCACGGTGTTCCTGAGCTGCACCAGGAACTCTTTGGCCTCGCTGGCTCGGTCTGACAGCCCGTTGAGAGCCTGAGACAGTTGACCCTGCAGCGCCACGTGAAGGCAGAACATTAGCGTGAAGCAGCTGCTAATTAGACACTTTTACTCGTTAGCGGTAGCGGCTCATTAACACCTAAACACAAACGCAATtcctaatgtgtgtgtgtttgcaactTTCTTTCCATGCCGAGTCATTACATATGcacgtgtgaacacacacacacacgcactaatATGTCATATTTTTAGTTGTGAAGTTCTACTTTTTATCTAACTTGGCAGCGTTTTTGGACTTTTTGGGAAAACATTCAAGCAGGCTGTTGAACAAGAGGAAAAATTCATAATTCATCACTTGTCTCATCAATAATGCACAACTGTGAAGCTGTGAAATCGCTACCAAAGTCATCATAATTATAACAATATGGAGTCCTTatttaagacacacacacacacacacacttgggagTGGGCAGTGTATCTATCAGTTTGATTATTGGATTTATTCAAAATCAATTTTGCTTGGAAAATTAAAATGctaatgaaatacaaaaagaataaataagaatATTAATCTATTTTTTGAGGATTGttcatgtgatttttttcttgattAAAGATTTGCtccatttgtgcatttttatctatttttatgtttgttttcattcattaatctaattttatATTTTCATCTCACTGTTTTGTCCTTGATGTCCAATTTGCATAATTTTTGGTGTGCATGCGCCGTTAAGAGCACAcaagctgcctgcctgcccaccACAAACCCAAAAATAGCATCTGGCACACTCCACTCCAAATATGTGCAGTATCCTGGGTGACAACATATAGGTAGGTACGTCTTCCCCAAAAGCGATAAGAGCCCTACGCAAAATTCCAACACCTTTCGAATATAGCTGATAACTTGCATCCAAATATTTGAGTGACGGCCTGactggttgtcatggtaacggaATTCATCGTCAGCATGTTTTGGGGCAGGGATCAGGGGGGAGGGCCCTGCTTCATGTCAACAAGCCACTGCTCACTTGGGGGCTAATGCCGAGTGAGGCTAttgttaccatgacgaccaGGGGCAGGGGGGTTGTGACAAGACCAAGTAGCGACCCTGGAGTGCAAAGAGAAAGCAAGGCCTTAAAGTTTTTCACTGGTGATGGCAAAACTTAATCAACAAACAGTTTGTAATTTTGCTGAATATTcttgaaattgcattttttttaaaagatatttttcttttgtatttttctgtgtgtgtctggccttgtgtgtgcgtgtgagtcaAGAAATGTGCCCACCTTGTGCAGTTTCCACATGGCCCCCAGCGCCTTGACTTCGTGTGTGCCGTGCTTGCCCTCCTCCAGGCACTGGTAGCATACGGGCGTCTTGCACTGCACGCAGTACATGCTCAGGTTCTCCAGCTCGTGCTCCGTGCATGTGGAAGTCTTGCGGGGCGCGGCGCGTCGCCCGGGGCCGATCCGACCCTGAGCGGGCGGAATCAGCCGGTGCTTGGCAAGCGGACCGCGGGGCGGGTGGCAACGCATCCTGCACGGCTCACAGTACAGCACGTCGCACTGCTCACACATGACGGCGGCTTCTCGGGGGCTCCTCTCGCACAGCTGACACTTGAGTGCAGCCGCCCGGCCCTGGCGGTAGCGCTCCACGACGCCCTCCAGCACCCGGTTGCGGGGGAAGCCGCGCAGACCCCGCT
Coding sequences:
- the trim9 gene encoding E3 ubiquitin-protein ligase TRIM9 isoform X1; this encodes MDEMEEELKCPVCGSFFREPIILPCSHNICLACARNILVQTPDTESPQSSRASGSDYDYLDLDKMSLYSEADSGYGSYGGFVSLPTTPCQKSPNGVRVFPPGPAPAPHPQQPPAQQQAGCLLAPIPRNACITCPQCHRSLVLDERGLRGFPRNRVLEGVVERYRQGRAAALKCQLCERSPREAAVMCEQCDVLYCEPCRMRCHPPRGPLAKHRLIPPAQGRIGPGRRAAPRKTSTCTEHELENLSMYCVQCKTPVCYQCLEEGKHGTHEVKALGAMWKLHKGQLSQALNGLSDRASEAKEFLVQLRNTVQHIQENSVEFEACLVAQCDALIDALNRRKAQLLACVNKEHEHKLKVVRDQISHCTVKLRQTTGLMEYCLEVIKENDPSGFLQISDALIRRVLMTESQWGKGTLTPRMTSDFDLTLDSAPLLQTIHQLDFVQMKVPSAPMLQLEECCTENNSATLSWKQPPLSTVAVDGYILELDDGDGGHFREVYVGTETICTVDGLHYNSTYKSRVKAFNASGVGQYSKTLIMHTSHAGLAPGDMQSVAWFTFDTASAHPDIILSNDNLTVSCNSYDDRVALGGAAFSRGIHYWEMTLDRYDNHPDPAFGVARADVLKDVMLGKDDKAWAMYVDNNRSWFMHNNSHTNRTDGGISKGSTIGVLLDFTRRILIFLINDEQQGPVAFEGLEGAFYPAISLNRNVQVTLHTGLPIPDFYTPGEVDPTAQMC
- the trim9 gene encoding E3 ubiquitin-protein ligase TRIM9 isoform X2, producing the protein MDEMEEELKCPVCGSFFREPIILPCSHNICLACARNILVQTPDTESPQSSRASGSDYDYLDLDKMSLYSEADSGYGSYGGFVSLPTTPCQKSPNGVRVFPPGPAPAPHPQQPPAQQQAGCLLAPIPRNACITCPQCHRSLVLDERGLRGFPRNRVLEGVVERYRQGRAAALKCQLCERSPREAAVMCEQCDVLYCEPCRMRCHPPRGPLAKHRLIPPAQGRIGPGRRAAPRKTSTCTEHELENLSMYCVQCKTPVCYQCLEEGKHGTHEVKALGAMWKLHKGQLSQALNGLSDRASEAKEFLVQLRNTVQHIQENSVEFEACLVAQCDALIDALNRRKAQLLACVNKEHEHKLKVVRDQISHCTVKLRQTTGLMEYCLEVIKENDPSGFLQISDALIRRVLMTESQWGKGTLTPRMTSDFDLTLDSAPLLQTIHQLDFVQMKVPSAPMLQLEECCTENNSATLSWKQPPLSTVAVDGYILELDDGDGGHFREVYVGTETICTVDGLHYNSTYKSRVKAFNASGVGQYSKTLIMHTSHVAWFTFDTASAHPDIILSNDNLTVSCNSYDDRVALGGAAFSRGIHYWEMTLDRYDNHPDPAFGVARADVLKDVMLGKDDKAWAMYVDNNRSWFMHNNSHTNRTDGGISKGSTIGVLLDFTRRILIFLINDEQQGPVAFEGLEGAFYPAISLNRNVQVTLHTGLPIPDFYTPGEVDPTAQMC